One Aegilops tauschii subsp. strangulata cultivar AL8/78 chromosome 7, Aet v6.0, whole genome shotgun sequence genomic window carries:
- the LOC141026724 gene encoding protein FAR1-RELATED SEQUENCE 5-like → MLNFVKPYEKIQNHILAKEGCNDYRTEHLEIELWSNFPIEKQAYKTYTRDLYRKFREEFELIGRYNAFQVGADIFELRPNQEFVAKYGSRNYLVQARVEEGSYLCECCKMDKDGILCCHILKVFTHIGVDVIPERYLLRRWTPNAVPSAPGTGYEQPDEMPPQSKKQIRGGT, encoded by the coding sequence ATGCTGAACTTCGTCAAGCCATATGAAAAAATCCAGAACCACATCCTTGCCAAGGAAGGCTGCAATGATTACAGGACAGAACACCTTGAGATTGAGCTATGGTCCAACTTCCCAATAGAGAAGCAAGCTTACAAAACCTATACTAGGGACCTTTACCGCAAGTTCAGAGAAGAGTTTGAGCTGATTGGACGTTATAATGCATTCCAAGTTGGTGCTGATATATTTGAGCTCAGACCGAACCAGGAATTTGTTGCCAAATATGGTTCTCGAAACTACTTGGTGCAGGCAAGGGTGGAGGAGGGTTCCTATTTGTGTGAGTGCTGTAAAATGGACAAGGACGGCATCCTTTGTTGCCACATCCTCAAGGTGTTCACCCATATTGGAGTTGATGTCATACCGGAAAGGTACCTGCTAAGACGGTGGACACCTAATGCTGTACCTAGTGCGCCAGGGACGGGTTATGAGCAACCGGATGAAATGCCTCCTCAATCAAAGAAGCAGATAAGGGGAGGAACATGA